ATAAGTTGAAGGGTTGAGGTACTGAtgttcaagggctgttcttggCCTCACTTTTCATCAGATCATGAACTGTGACCCAGCGAGGTAATGAGAATCTTTCCAGATGTTGGTCTCTCCACAGTTGGTGGTTCTCCTCTTACATTTGCGGCAGCGCCTGTACTCTGGAAGCTTATCTACCAGAAGCTGACCAGCAGACCTATTCGCAGACAGAAAGGATTCAGCAGGGAAATTTGTGAGCATGAATTAGGGAAACATCTTTTAAGCAGGTGACTGGCAAATttgatagtttaaaaaaaaatttattcagTTTTATCACAAATAACATGTAAGTTCTGACATTTAAGGGATAAAATTTATCATTTCACTTCcacaaaagttgaaaagtttCCATCCACTACCATTTTGCAAATATTCTAAGTTAAAGTTTAAAGGTCAGCTCCTACACACCTCTGGAAATGTTTCTCCTCGTCCTCACGCTTATGTTTGATCCTAACACTGCGACCCCACTCATCCTCAAGTGACTTACTGATGTCACGTTTCTTTTCAAAGCGACTGATGCGGTCCAATATCAGCCTGGAAAGCACACGTTAGACAGAGTGCCTCCCTTTTCCTCACTGTCCATTTATTACATTTCCACTTTTGTTTACTTACTCCATTTTGTTGTGTCTGagcatttccttttctttcttcagcTGTAGGTGACGATTCTGCAGCTCTTCTTTCTGTCTCTGAGTGGCAGCACTAAAATTGACCTGAAAGAGCTGTCAGCACATTGAGCATATCACATCCACTTAAGTTTTACAGATGAGTTCTAACACAAGACAATCAGTGAGAGGCCTGAGTATCTATAGATTGGCTAATGGATGCAATAGAAATCAAAGGTGACCTTTTGTGCCCTTTCTCTGCTCTCTGCATTGCTGACAGCTGTCTCACAGCGGTTAAATCTTGGGTTGTCAGGTTGAAACTCTGGAGTTTCAGGACGCTTCTTATCCTCCACCTAAAGTACAATCAACAAGCTAATTTCAAATGTAAGTATCCCTTCCAAAAATGGTGTGGATCACGAtataaaaacatgttaaaactgGTTTTCTGGGCAGTCTGCCTGCACTATTGCAAAGTGCTTTCTGACAGTCCTAAATAAGTGAGAATTATGTTGGCTGATTTATGATTGAACATTTCTGAATATATGACTACAGTGTTCTTAATGATAATCAATAACCAAACAACAACCATAAAAttagttattttttcttttcaagaatGTTACAAGTATAATAAACCTAAAACAGTCACTTGAAATCAATTTTTGAAATATTCTCTTACTTTTGAAGTGAGTCTATGTTGAACTAAAACTTTTAGACCTATGTTGGCACTGATGGAAATTGATTGTCCGAAGAACACAAAgctatttaatgaaaaaaaacatcagaggaAGTGCAAGAGACAGCTCTGTTGAGAGTTTCCCTGCCTGAGTGTCCAGAGCACTCTTGTAATGCTTGGTTTTCTCTTGTTTCTTCTGAAGCTGCTGAGCCCTCTGCAAAGCCAACCTGAAAAGCAAACATGCCTGATGACATGCTCATTGTCTTTACGAGAGATATTTTAATGCTTGAACTGTAACTGAATAGTTACTCACTCCTGGATCAGCTGGACCTGGTCAAGGCGCTCCATGAGAAGACAATTCTGCTGATTTTGGGCCTCGTGTTTCCTTCTGGTCTCTATTTGACTCTGAAGATCATTCATGTAACGCTGTTGTTGAAGCCTCCTGGGAGGTGTGAGTGGCCGAGCCGGGAAGATGAATGTATTCTAATAGAAACCCAGAGAAATTTTTTTAAGAAGCTCACTTTGCTTAAACAGTGGCAAGGTTTGTGGAATctaatgtaaactcaaacttTATATATGAAAATCTTTGTCATCAACATTTTTCTGTAACTGCCATCACTTACTTCTCTGTAAAGTATTTTAGATAAGCAGCATTCATGTGAAATTCACATTGTAAATTCATCTCACTGGTATCACCCATAACCTTTACTGACCACTCTCCCACAGCATTACCGAGCATCCTACTGTTTTTGTTCCTGCTGGCAATCACAGGTGGTTGGTATTGTGAAGCATTTATTGGAAATGCTGTGAAGTGTACTGTGTGTCACCAGATTCAGCCACAGTCAGTCATGAAGTGACCTCCACTGAAATCATGTGAGTTTGTCTGAACTTTAAATGTTTGCACCACATCACCCTTGCTGTTACCACAGTATCAACAGTTGTTCTAACGAGGTGGGAATTTATGTCATATGGTTAACGTTTCATGTCATTAACAGGTTTACTGACCGGTAAGGCAGAACAGGAAATCGTTTTCCTCTTTGACATTTGCAGGTTGAATGCAGCTACCTGCTTTGTGTGCTCACGCTGTTCAGTTAGTTTTGCCtgccaaaaaaacatttttaatcatcaatgttgacagaaaaaaatgataataattgaAAGCATGATGAGACATATCATGCATATAACACACAACAATGCTTGTTTTTGCCACTGCCATGCTAAGATTGTTGTGTGACTGAATGTAATCAGTCACCTGGCATGTCCATCTGGCCAACAGCATTAAGTCCTTTATGGTATGTTGAAGAATGTATGAATATGATTAGAAGGACATGCCAGTTGGTGAGCTGGGTGGAGATAATGCATTCATCAACATGTCCACACCAGCGGCAAAAACAGAGACTACTTGGTCACTGATAACTTTCCAGCTGGACTACATTGGTGCCATTGCTATTATAGAAATAGGATTAATTATGACAGATTCTAAAGATCTTTTATGACGGATTCTAAAGATCTTTGTCCTCACTATCAATTAAAATTGGGAAACCCGGCCCAGATTAGAAAATATTGGACTTTGCCTTGCTCTCTAACTTTTATACGACTTTAAGGTTTGGATTTTATCTTACTTCTGCTTTTTTAGTATGGAATCAATTCCAATGTGCTCTCTAATCACCACGAGTTAACTACAGCATGCTATGAATTGTGTTTAAAATGTTTCCAACAAACAAAGttcatgtttatttattcaagCAGTTAACTGGACAGTATTAAAGTCTTTGTCCACTTGAAACTCAACCATATTGTCTCTAGCCAGCCATTAGGCATGTGCACTAGCTTGTTGTTCCTTCAATTACATAATCAGTCTGGTCCACCACTTTCAAATTGGGTTTAGACATTAATGTTTTTAAGAGGATGAACATCCTGTTGTGTTGTTGACAACTTTTGGACTCCAGCTTGGTTCAAACTTGAGGCTCCATTATAAGTCAAAACTGTCGTATataatttatacatttattatGTTGTTGTCTAAATACATGCAAAAATAAGGATCCTCAACtgcattttgtgtttattgCTTATAATCAAATATCAACCTGCTAACTTGCTAACTAAGCCTAACTAGCTAAATGATCCCAGAACATAGATGTATAAACCAAGATGCATATCAGATTCAAACCTGCAACTACCATCTTGCGTGGGGTTTCTGGCTTTGGTTTCTGACCCTCTCCTGCTGAAGATACCAGACATGCACTGCGTTCATATGTTCCATACACTGTATATTAGGTGACAATTTCAGTAAGGAATCATATTTTTCAActatcaaagtaaaaaaaaaacgtgctaGTACTTTAAAACATAAGTTTTGCTCTATAATGGAGGAATGCCCTCATAGAAAGGGAGTATTGGTTgattaatccatccattcatctaacCACCCGCTGCCTGTGGCTCGTCCAAatcctttttgttttgtatattGCTTAATTTGACCAACTGTCTCGTATCATAAAGACTGACATCTGTAACAAGCcaaatgaaaatatgaaaatatgttTGCAAATTCTCTgacttgtcatgtttttgatTGTGGATAAAGGTGTGCTCCATTGACATTCGTGCATTAGGAGCTATGGCTTTCTCCATTGCAGATTCACTGAACAGGAGCAGTCAAGGCTTcgtatacatatacatatctTTGATGTCCAAACAGCAAGTTAGCATTGCCAGTGTGAATATGTTGGCATGTTGATGTCAATAAACATCACTTACACAGGGTCTGCGTATTGTTTTGTGGCTGTCAGCTCTTGTTGCTGTAATCCTAAAGCCTATCTATCTGTTCTAGATGAACATagaaacacacataaacacaccagTTCTTGCTCCATGTCCTGCTTGTCTTTCAGTTGTTCTTTTAGCAGTAAGAGTTCCTCTTGAACGTTCTCCTCCACCTGCTGCTCCGCCCTTAGGTACACTGGAACTTCTCTTTTTTCCCGCTGCATGCATAGGTAGCACAACTCCTACAGAGACAGGTGGTTGGTTTCACATCCACAAAACAAAGAGCAACACCCGCTTTCAGTCTGAGGTGCGTTTGTTTCGATCTCACAAACCAGTTTGTTTTCATCTTTAACTTCTAATGGAGATATCTGTCTCTTTAGCTGGCAGATATTATACTATATAATCACTCACTGTATCTGCCAGCTATTTGTTGCTGAACCAGATGGACTTTTGGGACTTTCGTGTTTGGAAACAGCTGACACTGAAACAATCCCATGTGAGTGAAATGAAACAATGCAGCCACACTGGTTCATTTCATTCCCCCTGAGCAAAAGTTTACATCTAGTGGGTTCTGGGTGAGGCGATGTGAACTGACAgcaataaatgataaaatagtAGTATTTGTTCTTATTTCTGTTCCAGTAACATGTCATTTCAGCCGATTTTGCCACTCCACTAATGAAATATGTCCACCCTGAACCATAGAAACCAATAGTAATACATGAATATGTACAAACTTACCTGTCCAGCATGGGTATTGCCTGAGCAGGTCACATTTATGAGATGTTCCGCCACTGGGTTAGGCTCCACTTGTGGTGAGTTGGAGGTCGTGAGCCTGACATGGAACCAGATCATTTACTATTGTATGCTGCTAATCAAACACATTGTGATGTGATATTACAGGGAAGTGGGCTATTTGACTGTACTAATTTCAATTTGCTTAAGAACTTTTGAATTAAAGGGTAAACTATTGATTATATTGTTGAGGTCTGGCACACCAGAAAAAGATATACGTTGATATAAACTAAATAAGGTCTAACTCTAAATCTAAGAGAACAGTGGCCAGATGCATGAAATTTGATGTAGATGTATGACTAACACAGTCACAAGCCTGATAGCCACGCCGATCTTTAGCCATAAATGGATGTGAGCACTCCCTCAGTTCATTGTTTTAGTATCAAAATGCTGTTTGTACAACAAATATTAGCCATGACCATGGAAACAGGAGCCAAAACGACGCACAGCTGCATCAAGTGTGAGGGTGAAACATTCATCAGAGAAGTAGAGAAAAGCTAATGTGTTTTATTTGGTAGCTTAGCTCTGGAATCAGTCAGAGAACAACATAGTGAATGTAAAAAAGTCCATATAAACTTTGTATGATCAGGTTAAAGGACCCAACAGAGGTAAAAAGGAAATGTCTTCCAATAATAAAAGttaaaagaggaggaggaattaATTTTGGTACACAATTAATTATTCACAATATGGTTTGCGACTGATAAATTGTACTTTTTAAAATCAGATGTGACATCTCTAAAGACTTAAATTGGGGTTTTCGCACATGAACACTGGAGATGCTCAGCAGAATGTCCAGACAGTTTTGCCCGAACTTCTTTGCTAGCTGCTGAAGATTTTCTGCCAGAGAAGAAAGGAGCTGTGGGGGAACGTGATGCATGAAGTGATGCATCTTTGGTGGAACATTATTGAGGGACTAGGCAGAAATATTTCTCAAGAAATTCAGAAGACTGCATAAAAAAAGCATGTACACTTAATCAGAAGACTACATGTGACATGCCCATTCGCTCTGCACATTCTTCCTTAATAAATACTAGTTTGTGTAAAGAGTAAAGGCAAATCCATTGGGAATTTGGGGACGAAGTGAAAAACATTTACAGTTTACACAgattacaggtgtgtgtgtgtgcgtgtgtgtgtttgaaagctgACAATGCACGGAGGTGATGACAGAAGAGAATCTGTCTCACAGGTTGTTGTGCATCATTGATGGAGCTGGAAGCTGCATTGGGGCAGTGACAATAAGAGACCACCACAGAGCTCTCAGCTCTCACTAACTCATCTCCCTGCAAACAACAGCTCAATGTACTGCAAACTGAGCTGCTCcatattgtgtgtgtgagtgattgTGTGTGCTCGTTCATCTGTAGGTTTTGTAACTTTGTGTGTTGAGTACTTGTTGGAGGCCTCCACGGGGGGTTTTGGATTCAGTTCCTCAGTCAGGGCAGCTTTCATCTTGGCAGATTGCAGTGTCTGACTAGATTTAGACTCTCTCTGTTGGGGAACctctgcagagaaacacaacacTCTCAGTAGGTTTGCTGCTGATAGGCTGAAATTCCCACCTCACTCTTCATAACAGCAGCT
This Odontesthes bonariensis isolate fOdoBon6 chromosome 1, fOdoBon6.hap1, whole genome shotgun sequence DNA region includes the following protein-coding sequences:
- the LOC142384392 gene encoding coiled-coil domain-containing protein 81-like; its protein translation is MTEILQLVSEEDRRTLPALSHLSKSDIDCVWAEISSYIKHQMTLRKGVRLPGLGTFTFSQQNLNTGNKFKKIQRPIFILAGKRVQSLGLKQTMPLAAVTQLPVVQLNFAAVSQETPFNRNIVEGCVKETLQLLFRALASQKNAFLTFKGIGVLSLKNNKVQMNFNRDFINAMEGTGGQLTGFTTKVGSSISLLSGQMSKLQRPETADAATLPVLCSPQSDNKAGDKDGGGLSPTPDQRNAGEVPQQRESKSSQTLQSAKMKAALTEELNPKPPVEASNKLTTSNSPQVEPNPVAEHLINVTCSGNTHAGQELCYLCMQREKREVPVYLRAEQQVEENVQEELLLLKEQLKDKQDMEQELAKLTEQREHTKQVAAFNLQMSKRKTISCSALPNTFIFPARPLTPPRRLQQQRYMNDLQSQIETRRKHEAQNQQNCLLMERLDQVQLIQELALQRAQQLQKKQEKTKHYKSALDTQVEDKKRPETPEFQPDNPRFNRCETAVSNAESRERAQKLFQVNFSAATQRQKEELQNRHLQLKKEKEMLRHNKMELILDRISRFEKKRDISKSLEDEWGRSVRIKHKREDEEKHFQRSAGQLLVDKLPEYRRCRKCKRRTTNCGETNIWKDSHYLAGSQFMI